The following proteins come from a genomic window of Prionailurus viverrinus isolate Anna chromosome D1, UM_Priviv_1.0, whole genome shotgun sequence:
- the ARAP1 gene encoding arf-GAP with Rho-GAP domain, ANK repeat and PH domain-containing protein 1 isoform X4: MTKKEELPVSQVPRAVRVASLLSEGEELSGDDDQADEDEDDHAYEGVPNGGWHKSSLNSSLPSSLLIPELPPHPMDGLPGGSTPITQVIKAGWLDKNPPQGSYIYQKRWVRLDADHLRYFDSNKDAYSKRFISVACISRVAAIGDQKFEVITNNRTFAFRAESDVERKEWMQALQQAVAAQYARAQLSSAYPLGIRGSEPPDRAGSLELRGFKNKLYVAVVGDKVQLYKNLEEYHLGIGITFIDMSVGNVKEADRRSFDLTTPYRIFSFSAESELEKEQWLEAMQGAIAEALSTLEVAERIWAVAPNRFCADCGAAQPDWASINLCVVICKRCAGEHRGLGAGVSKVRSLKMDRKVWTETLIELFLQLGNGPGNRFWAANVPPSEALQPSSSPSARRRHLEAKYREGKYRRYHPLFGNQEELDKALCAAVTTTDLAETQALLGCGAGVNCFSGDPEAPTPLALAEQAGQALQMEFLRNNRTTEVPRLDSAKPLEKHYSVVLPTVSHSGFLYKTASAAKLLQDRRAREEFSRRWCVLSDGVLSYYENERAVTPNGEIRASEIVCLAVPPPDTHGFEHTFEVYTEGERLYLFGLESAELAREWVKCIAKAFIPPLAEDLLARDFERLGRLPYKAGLSLQRAQEGWFSLTGSELRAVFPEGPCEEPLQLRKLQELSVQGDSENQVLVLVERRRTLYIQGERRLDFTGWLGAIQKAAASSGDTLSEQQLGDSDIPVIVYRCIDYITQCGLTSEGIYRKCGQTSKTQRLLESLRQDARSVRLKEGEQHVDDVSSALKRFLRDLPDGLFTRAQRLAWLEASEIEDEEEKVSRYRELLAHLPPVNRATVKALISHLYCVQCFSDTNQMNTHNLAIVFGPTLFQTDGQDYKAGRVVEDLIGHYVVVFSVDEEELRKQREEITAIVKMRVAGTASGTQHAGDFICTVYLEEKKAETEQHIKIPAAMTAEELTLEILDRRNVGIRERDYWTCFEVNEREEAERPLHFAEKVLPILHGLGTDSYLVVKKHQSMEAMLLYLASHVGDTKHGMMKFREDRSLLGLGLPSGGFHDRYFILNSSCLRLYKEVRSQRPWSGAPETSHRPEKEWPVRSLKVYLGVKKKLRPPTCWGFTVVHETEKHEKQQWYLCCETQMELREWFATFLFVQHDGLVWPSEPSRVSRAVPEVRLGSVSLIPLRGSENEMRRSVAAFAADPLSLLRNV; encoded by the exons ATGACCAAGAAG GAGGAGCTCCCAGTGAGCCAAGTCCCACGTGCCGTGCGTGTGGCCAGTCTGCTGAGCGAGGGGGAAGAACTGTCTGGGGACGACGACCAAGCAGATGAAGATGAGGATGACCACGCCTATGAGGGCGTCCCCAA TGGTGGATGGCACAAGAGCAGCCTGAACTCATCCCTGCCCAGCAGCCTCCTGATCCCCGAGCTCCCACCACACCCCATGGACGGGCTCCCCGGGGGCTCCACCCCCATCACACAGGTCATCaaggctggctggctggacaAGAACCCACCGCAGGG ATCTTATATCTATCAGAAGCGATGGGTGAGACTGGATGCTGATCATCTGAGATACTTTGACAGTAACAAG gaCGCCTACTCTAAGCGCTTTATCTCTGTGGCCTGCATCTCCCGCGTGGCTGCCATTGGGGACCAGAAGTTTGAAGTGATCACGAACAACCGGACCTTTGCCTTCCGGGCAGAGAGTGATG TGGAGCGGAAGGAGTGGATGCAGGCCCTTCAGCAGGCGGTGGCTGCTCAGTATGCCCGGGCCCAGCTGTCTAGCGCTTATCCGTTGGGTATTCGAGGCTCAGAGCCACCTGACCGTGCTGGCAGCCTGGAACTACGTGGTTTCAAGAATAAACTGTATGTGGCCGTGGTTGGGGACAAAGTGCAGCTGTACAAGAATCTGGAG GAGTACCACCTGGGCATTGGCATCACCTTCATTGACATGAGCGTAGGCAACGTGAAGGAAGCAGACCGGCGCAGCTTCGACCTCACCACCCCCTACCGCATCTTCAG CTTCTCGGCCGAATCGGAACTAGAGAAGGAGCAGTGGCTGGAGGCCATGCAGGGAGCCATTGCCGAGGCCCTGTCTACCTTGGAGGTGGCCGAGCGCATCTGGGCTGTGGCCCCCAACAGGTTCTGTGCCGACTGCGGGGCTGCCCAGCCTGACTGGGCCTCCATCAACCTCTGTGTCGTCATCTGCAAGCGCTGTGCAG GGGAGCACCGTGGCCTAGGCGCTGGGGTCTCCAAGGTGCGGAGCCTGAAGATGGACAGGAAGGTGTGGACGGAAACACTCATTGAG CTCTTCTTACAGCTGGGCAATGGCCCTGGGAACCGCTTCTGGGCAGCCAATGTACCCCCCAGTGAGGCTCTGCAGCCCAGCAGCAGCCCCAGTGCCCGGCGGCGCCACCTGGAGGCCAAATACCGTGAGGGCAAGTACCGCCGCTATCACCCGCTCTTTGGCAACCAGGAGGAACTGGACAAG gctcTGTGTGCTGCAGTCACTACCACAGACCTGGCTGAGACCCAAGCTCTCCTGGGCTGTGGGGCTGGAGTCAACTGCTTCTCAGGGGACCCTGAGGCCCCCACGCCCCTGGCTCTTGCCGAGCAGGCAGGGCAGGCGCTGCAGATGGAATTCCTACGGAACAACCGGACCACGG AGGTGCCTCGGCTGGATTCAGCGAAGCCTCTGGAAAAGCACTACTCGGTTGTCTTGCCGACGGTGAGCCACAGTGGCTTCCTCTACAAGACTGCTTCTGCCGCCAAGCTGCTGCAGGACCGCCGTGCCCGGGAAG AGTTCAGCCGACGCTGGTGTGTCCTTAGCGACGGGGTCCTGAGCTACTATGAGAATGAGCGGGCAGTGACCCCCAACGGCGAGATTCGGGCCAGTGAGATTGTGTGCCTGGCAGTGCCCCCTCCTGACACCCACGG CTTTGAGCACACCTTTGAGGTGTACACGGAGGGAGAGCGGCTGTACCTGTTTGGTCTGGAGAGTGCAGAGCTGGCTCGTGAGTGGGTCAAGTGCATTGCTAAG GCGTTCATACCTCCCCTGGCTGAAGATCTGCTGGCCCGGGATTTTGAGCGGCTTGGGCGCCTACCCTACAAAGCTGGCCTGAGCCTACAGCGGGCCCAGGAGGGCTGGTTCTCCCTCACTGGCTCCGAGCTCCGTGCTGTCTTCCCAGAGGGGCCCTGTGAGGAGCCGCTCCAACTTCGGAAACTGCAGGAGCTTT CCGTCCAAGGGGACAGCGAGAACCAGGTGCTGGTGCTGGTGGAGCGAAGGAG GACGCTGTACATCCAGGGGGAGCGGCGGCTGGACTTCACAGGCTGGCTGGGGGCCATCCAGAAAGCAGCGGCCAGCTCCGGGGACACGCTGTCGGAGCAGCAGCTCGGAGACTCAGATATCCCAGTGATCGTCTACCGCTGTATAGACTACATCACGCAGTGTG GCCTGACTTCTGAGGGCATCTACCGCAAGTGTGGGCAGACATCAAAGACTCAGCGGCTGCTGGAGAGTCTGCGGCAGGACGCTCGGTCTGTGCGCCTCAAGGAGGGCGAGCAGCATGTAGACGATGTCTCCTCAGCACTCAAGCGCTTCCTGCGAGACCTGCCCGATGGTCTCTTCACTCGCGCCCAGCGCCTAGCCTGGCTAGAGGCCTCAG AGATTGAGGACGAGGAGGAGAAAGTCTCCAGATACAGAGAGCTCTTGGCACATCTGCCTCCAGTCAACCGAGCCACAGTGAAGGCCCTTATCAGCCACCTGTACTG CGTCCAGTGCTTCTCAGACACAAACCAGATGAACACGCACAACCTGGCTATTGTGTTTGGACCCACGCTCTTCCAGACAGATGGACAGGACTACAAGGCTGGCCGTGTGGTAGAAGACCTCATCGGCCACTATGTGGTGGTGTTTAGC GTGGATGAGGAAGAGCTGAGGAAGCAGCGGGAAGAGATCACTGCCATTGTGAAGATGCGTGTGGCTGGCACTGCCAGCGGGACCCAG CATGCCGGTGACTTCATCTGCACAGTGTACCTGGAGGAGAAGAAGGCGGAAACCGAGCAGCATATCAAG ATCCCAGCAGCCATGACAGCTGAGGAGCTCACCCTAGAGATCCTGGATCGCAGGAATGTGGGCATCAGGGAGAGGGACTACTGGACCTGCTTTGAGGTCAatgagagggaggaggcag AGCGCCCCCTGCACTTTGCGGAGAAGGTGCTGCCCATCCTGCACGGGCTGGGCACGGACAGCTACCTGGTGGTGAAGAAGCACCAGTCCATGGAGGCCATGCTGCTGTACCTGG CCAGCCACGTAGGCGACACCAAGCACGGCATGATGAAGTTCCGTGAGGACCGTAGcctcctgggcctgggcctgcccTCAGGTGGCTTTCACGACCGATACTTCATCCTCAACAGCAGCTGCCTGCGACTCTACAAGGAGGTCCGG AGCCAGAGGCCATGGAGCGGGGCCCCTGAGACC agtcACCGGCCTGAGAAGGAGTGGCCCGTCAGGAGTCTCAAAGTCTACCTGGGAGTGAAGAAGAAGCTCCGGCCACCCACCTG ctGGGGCTTCACAGTGGTGCACGAGACAGAGAAACATGAGAAGCAGCAGTG GTACCTCTGCTGTGAGACACAGATGGAGCTCCGGGAGTGGTTTGCCACCTTCCTCTTTGTGCAG caTGACGGCCTGGTGTGGCCCTCGGAGCCCTCCCGTGTATCCCGGGCAGTGCCTGAGGTCCGGCTGGGCAGTGTTTCATTGATCCCTCTGCGCGGCAGTGAGAACGAAATGCGAAGGAGTGTGGCCGCCTTTGCTGCGGACCCCCTTTCT CTCCTCCGCAACGTCTGA